One genomic window of Thermococcus indicus includes the following:
- the coaD gene encoding phosphopantetheine adenylyltransferase, giving the protein MRKKYRKVVVGGTFDRLHLGHKALLRKAFEVGEYVYIGLTSDEMIRDKPYAEKILPYELRLRDLIKFFEVNGYSGYRVIKIHTAIGFAGEMKSLEAIVVSEETYKGALVVNRAREENGLRPLEIVTIGLVRSSLGPKISSSLIRAGLIDPFGRPVSSGNETPRRKDV; this is encoded by the coding sequence ATGAGGAAGAAGTACAGAAAAGTCGTCGTCGGCGGAACCTTCGACAGGCTTCATCTGGGGCACAAGGCCCTGCTGAGGAAGGCCTTCGAGGTGGGAGAATACGTTTACATAGGCCTAACATCTGACGAGATGATCAGAGACAAGCCATATGCAGAAAAGATACTCCCCTACGAGCTGCGCCTCAGGGATTTAATCAAGTTCTTCGAGGTCAACGGCTACTCCGGATACCGCGTCATCAAAATTCACACGGCGATAGGCTTCGCAGGGGAAATGAAAAGCTTAGAAGCCATAGTCGTGAGTGAGGAGACCTACAAGGGTGCCCTGGTGGTCAACCGGGCGCGTGAGGAAAACGGGCTGAGACCGCTTGAGATAGTAACCATCGGCCTCGTGAGGAGTTCCCTTGGTCCCAAAATCAGCTCCTCCCTCATAAGGGCAGGCCTCATAGACCCGTTCGGGAGGCCGGTTTCCAGTGGAAACGAAACTCCCCGACGGAAAGACGTTTAA
- a CDS encoding nucleotidyl transferase AbiEii/AbiGii toxin family protein has translation MFSGDEFTGFIIRKTGIEKPLLVKRDVLLHAILQELYGEERFYGRYLFKGGTCLVKCYLGYYRFSVDLDFTFPLRNRLSRSERRKLISSEVRWLSEKLSYIAEELGLNFRPFEGNSYNRNFVHFEGNENRKIVFFHLFMPTGEVVKIEVNFFEPVLFEGREVMAKTLLEGVKLENEEKAYFFEELERYSALSVTAYSPEEILAEKIRAILTRRIQKLRDFYDVFMLYRAGYDYSDVIDEALEKIRFSMRFSQERTVENLRVNLESIRAGRFNVAPELMEKELELVLTRPPESEFQEFMKDFLEVISEIDLDSQNTAR, from the coding sequence TTGTTTTCAGGCGATGAGTTCACGGGTTTCATAATCCGGAAGACCGGCATCGAAAAACCGCTACTTGTGAAAAGGGATGTCCTCCTGCATGCAATACTGCAGGAACTCTATGGAGAAGAGAGGTTCTACGGACGGTATCTGTTCAAGGGCGGAACGTGTTTGGTCAAGTGCTACCTTGGCTATTACCGCTTCAGCGTTGACCTCGACTTCACGTTTCCGCTGAGGAACAGGCTCTCCCGCTCGGAGAGGAGGAAGCTGATAAGCTCCGAGGTGAGGTGGCTCTCGGAAAAGCTCTCTTACATCGCCGAAGAGCTCGGCCTGAACTTCAGGCCCTTTGAAGGAAACTCTTACAACAGGAACTTCGTTCACTTTGAGGGGAACGAGAACAGGAAGATAGTCTTTTTCCACCTGTTCATGCCAACGGGAGAAGTCGTGAAGATTGAAGTTAACTTTTTCGAACCGGTGCTGTTTGAAGGGAGGGAGGTAATGGCTAAGACGCTTCTTGAGGGAGTTAAGTTAGAAAATGAGGAGAAGGCATACTTCTTCGAGGAGCTCGAACGGTACTCAGCGCTTTCCGTCACGGCATATTCCCCCGAGGAAATTCTAGCCGAAAAGATTAGGGCCATTTTAACCCGCAGGATTCAGAAGTTGAGGGATTTCTACGACGTTTTCATGCTCTACAGAGCGGGTTATGATTACTCGGACGTTATTGATGAAGCCCTTGAGAAGATACGGTTCAGTATGAGGTTCAGTCAGGAAAGGACAGTTGAGAACCTCCGGGTGAATCTGGAGTCAATTCGGGCTGGCAGGTTCAACGTCGCTCCCGAGCTCATGGAAAAGGAGCTTGAGCTGGTTCTCACGAGGCCACCTGAATCCGAGTTTCAGGAGTTCATGAAGGACTTCCTTGAGGTTATTAGTGAAATTGACCTTGATTCCCAGAACACCGCCAGGTAA
- the tpiA gene encoding triose-phosphate isomerase produces the protein MSKLKEPIIAINFKTYVQATGDGALRIAKAAEKVWKETGITIVVAPQLADLYRIAQEVEIPVFAQHIDPITPGSHTGHVLPEAVKEAGAVGTLLNHSENRMVLADLEASIRRAEEVGLMTMVCSNNPAVSAAVAALGPDYVAVEPPELIGTGIPVSKAKPEVITDTVELVKRVNPDVKVLTGAGISTGEDVKKALELGSVGVLLASGVTKAKDPEKAIRDLVSLIL, from the coding sequence ATGTCGAAGCTGAAGGAGCCGATTATAGCGATTAACTTCAAGACCTACGTCCAGGCCACGGGCGATGGGGCTTTGAGGATAGCCAAGGCCGCCGAGAAGGTGTGGAAGGAGACCGGGATAACCATAGTCGTTGCGCCACAGCTTGCCGACCTCTACAGGATAGCCCAGGAGGTTGAGATTCCCGTCTTCGCCCAGCACATCGACCCGATAACGCCGGGCAGTCACACCGGCCACGTTCTGCCGGAGGCCGTGAAGGAGGCCGGGGCTGTGGGAACGCTGCTCAACCACTCCGAGAACAGAATGGTTCTGGCGGATCTGGAGGCCAGCATAAGGCGCGCCGAGGAAGTTGGTCTGATGACGATGGTCTGCTCCAACAACCCGGCCGTTAGTGCGGCGGTGGCAGCGCTTGGCCCGGATTACGTCGCCGTCGAGCCGCCCGAGCTCATAGGCACTGGAATTCCTGTCAGCAAGGCCAAGCCGGAAGTCATCACCGACACGGTCGAGCTGGTTAAGAGGGTCAACCCTGACGTCAAGGTTCTCACTGGTGCGGGGATTTCCACAGGTGAGGACGTCAAGAAGGCCCTTGAGCTCGGGAGCGTCGGTGTCCTCCTCGCAAGCGGCGTAACCAAGGCCAAAGATCCGGAGAAGGCGATAAGGGATTTGGTGTCGCTGATTCTTTAA
- a CDS encoding type IV toxin-antitoxin system AbiEi family antitoxin domain-containing protein yields the protein MKLITRFILSRYGGKVITREELRDICKRFGESFEYIVNYYISRGYLIRILRGVYYVKTLEEYKFGKTPEPMTLIAKAMNKLALKWYFGLYTALRLNGATYEYYSRIFLVTPAITRPRPVTVLGERVQFVKLKESLLGFGVVKRGEIQYSDLEKTLLDFIYLKRYNKRLNADPVVREYIAKAKKEKLVEYSKAYPKSVQREVEAVVFRR from the coding sequence ATGAAGCTCATAACTCGGTTTATTCTTTCGAGGTACGGCGGAAAGGTAATCACAAGAGAAGAGCTTAGAGATATTTGCAAAAGATTCGGGGAGAGCTTTGAGTACATTGTGAACTACTACATAAGCCGGGGCTATCTCATCAGAATCCTGCGCGGGGTTTATTACGTGAAAACCCTCGAAGAATACAAGTTCGGGAAGACTCCGGAACCAATGACTCTAATCGCAAAGGCCATGAACAAGCTGGCACTGAAGTGGTACTTCGGCCTTTACACGGCCTTAAGGCTGAACGGGGCAACCTACGAGTACTACTCCCGGATTTTTCTGGTAACTCCGGCGATAACAAGACCAAGACCTGTTACAGTTCTCGGCGAGAGGGTTCAGTTCGTCAAGCTGAAGGAATCCCTCCTGGGTTTTGGAGTGGTCAAACGCGGGGAAATCCAGTATTCGGACTTGGAAAAGACACTGCTGGACTTCATTTATTTAAAACGATACAACAAACGCCTTAATGCAGACCCCGTTGTGAGGGAATACATTGCAAAGGCGAAAAAAGAAAAGCTGGTAGAGTATTCTAAAGCATACCCGAAGTCGGTTCAAAGGGAGGTTGAGGCCGTTGTTTTCAGGCGATGA